In Reinekea thalattae, a genomic segment contains:
- a CDS encoding polysaccharide lyase family 7 protein → MINKNLKSVAFVSSIALSSAAVFAAVPADYEQFQPILAESKLQASDPEGKSGNKAEYAADSNFSGLELKDVFFVDEDSEALVFKMKGYKNRSEVRILDNFDTSLPDTFYRLSADILPINPQAAVAMSDGKNDAMTFLQVHNSGDGTSARGTSGEGYIPHPLVRVVYEAERSGKTDHYWAIIKNNAMDCGSKSGNKEKVECKEAYIKLDLGQVDLVKPTHFDIIVGDSKLVIDRDGETVVNHDISYWSEKFSYFKAGVYNQFKNGTSEAHFYSLEYSIDKK, encoded by the coding sequence ATGATCAATAAAAACCTTAAATCTGTTGCCTTCGTAAGTTCCATCGCACTGAGCAGTGCTGCTGTGTTTGCTGCGGTTCCTGCCGATTACGAACAGTTCCAACCGATTTTAGCCGAGTCTAAATTACAAGCGTCTGACCCTGAAGGTAAATCGGGTAACAAGGCAGAATATGCCGCAGACAGTAACTTTTCGGGCCTTGAATTAAAGGACGTATTTTTTGTTGATGAAGATTCCGAAGCGCTTGTGTTTAAAATGAAAGGTTACAAAAACCGCAGCGAAGTTCGTATCCTTGATAATTTTGATACCTCTTTGCCCGATACGTTCTATCGCCTATCTGCGGATATCTTACCGATCAATCCTCAAGCCGCTGTTGCTATGAGTGACGGTAAAAACGACGCCATGACATTCTTGCAGGTACATAACAGTGGTGACGGTACTAGCGCACGTGGTACCAGTGGTGAAGGCTATATTCCTCACCCGTTGGTTCGTGTTGTTTATGAAGCAGAGCGTAGCGGTAAAACAGATCATTACTGGGCGATTATTAAAAATAACGCCATGGATTGCGGTTCAAAAAGCGGCAATAAAGAAAAGGTTGAATGCAAAGAAGCCTATATCAAGCTAGACCTTGGTCAGGTAGATTTAGTCAAGCCAACTCACTTTGACATTATTGTCGGTGATTCTAAATTGGTGATCGACCGTGATGGTGAAACCGTTGTTAATCACGATATCTCTTACTGGAGCGAGAAGTTCAGCTACTTTAAAGCCGGTGTTTATAACCAGTTTAAAAATGGCACCAGTGAAGCGCACTTCTATAGCCTTGAATATAGCATCGATAAAAAATAA
- the rlmB gene encoding 23S rRNA (guanosine(2251)-2'-O)-methyltransferase RlmB: MSESMWVFGLHAANSALEAHPDRVREVVLLKGRQDNRMNKLLDLVREQGVRFRLVDRASFDRILQKQQLTDARHQGVLLQTIAAPVLKEDDLDAMLDELEQPPLLLVLDGVTDPHNIGACLRSCDAAGAHALIVPKDKSATLTPTAVNIASGAADTVPFFAVTNLARTLESLKQRGIWIYGTAGEASTSIYQNKLTGPMALVMGAEGKGLRRLTRETCDVLINIPMAGEVSSLNVSVAAGVCLFEVVRQRA; this comes from the coding sequence ATGTCAGAGTCAATGTGGGTGTTCGGTTTACATGCGGCAAACAGCGCGCTAGAGGCGCACCCCGACCGAGTTCGAGAGGTTGTCCTGCTTAAGGGTCGCCAAGATAATCGAATGAACAAATTACTCGATTTAGTGCGAGAACAGGGTGTTCGTTTTCGTCTGGTCGATCGTGCAAGCTTTGATCGAATTCTACAAAAGCAGCAGCTAACTGACGCTCGTCATCAGGGAGTGTTGCTGCAAACTATTGCAGCACCGGTGCTAAAAGAAGACGACCTCGATGCCATGCTCGACGAGCTAGAACAGCCACCATTGTTGCTGGTATTAGATGGCGTGACCGATCCTCATAACATTGGTGCTTGCTTGCGTAGTTGTGATGCTGCCGGTGCTCATGCTCTTATTGTGCCAAAAGATAAGTCGGCAACGCTTACGCCTACTGCTGTTAATATTGCCAGTGGCGCGGCAGACACCGTGCCGTTTTTTGCGGTTACTAATTTGGCCCGTACGCTAGAAAGTTTAAAGCAACGCGGCATTTGGATTTACGGTACCGCTGGCGAAGCTTCAACCTCGATCTATCAGAATAAACTGACCGGACCTATGGCGTTAGTGATGGGTGCCGAAGGAAAAGGCTTACGTCGTTTAACGCGTGAAACTTGCGATGTGCTAATTAATATCCCAATGGCTGGAGAGGTGAGTAGCTTAAATGTTTCTGTCGCCGCCGGTGTTTGTCTTTTTGAAGTGGTTAGGCAGCGAGCATAA
- the hflC gene encoding protease modulator HflC: MNGKLISVIVIVALAALFASTSLFIVDERQSAIKLRFGEVIEANIEPGLHWNWPILEDHLKFDMRLVTLDSQSERFITSEQKSLEVDSYVQWRIDDTLKFYTATGGGDGYRASQVLGSRVNAALRDAFGDKSLREVVTGLKNDQPLPEGNIIGSDEGERDALMARVLERVNNVAISELGIEVVDIRVKAIDLPEQVSDDVFRRMRSDREQVARGFRSEGQRQAEIISATADQTRTITIANAYREAEKLRGQGDAEAARIYAEAYSKDPDFYAFYRSLQAYRTAFEESGDMLILEPDSEFFRFLNDQNGN; this comes from the coding sequence ATGAATGGTAAATTAATTTCAGTTATCGTCATTGTTGCCTTGGCTGCACTCTTTGCAAGCACGAGCCTTTTTATTGTCGATGAACGACAAAGCGCGATTAAACTGCGTTTTGGCGAAGTGATTGAAGCCAATATTGAGCCGGGTTTACATTGGAACTGGCCGATCCTTGAAGATCACCTTAAGTTTGATATGCGCTTGGTGACGCTTGATAGCCAATCTGAGCGTTTTATTACCAGCGAACAGAAGAGCTTGGAAGTTGATTCATACGTCCAGTGGCGTATCGACGACACCCTTAAGTTCTATACTGCAACGGGTGGTGGTGATGGTTACCGTGCCAGCCAAGTATTAGGTTCTCGTGTTAATGCCGCGCTGCGTGATGCTTTTGGTGATAAGTCGTTGCGTGAAGTTGTGACTGGTTTGAAGAATGATCAGCCTTTACCAGAAGGTAACATCATTGGTTCGGACGAAGGTGAGCGCGATGCATTGATGGCGCGTGTTTTAGAGCGTGTTAATAACGTTGCTATTTCTGAGCTGGGTATTGAAGTTGTTGATATTCGGGTTAAAGCGATCGACTTGCCAGAGCAGGTTTCAGACGATGTTTTCCGTCGTATGCGTTCCGATCGTGAGCAGGTAGCACGTGGCTTCCGTTCTGAAGGTCAACGTCAGGCTGAGATCATCAGCGCGACAGCGGACCAGACGCGCACCATTACTATTGCAAACGCTTATCGCGAAGCTGAAAAACTTCGTGGTCAAGGTGATGCAGAAGCCGCGCGAATCTACGCGGAAGCTTACTCTAAGGATCCAGACTTCTATGCTTTCTATCGTAGCTTACAGGCTTATCGTACAGCCTTTGAAGAATCTGGCGATATGCTAATTCTGGAACCGGATTCTGAATTCTTCCGTTTCTTGAATGATCAAAACGGTAACTAG
- a CDS encoding adenylosuccinate synthase encodes MGKNVVVLGTQWGDEGKGKIVDLLTENADAVVRFQGGHNAGHTLVIDGKVTALHLIPSGVLRDGVKCVIGNGVVLSITALLKEMAMLEERGVPVRERLAVSQGCPLILPVHVALDQARETKRGDNKIGTTGRGIGPAYEDKVSRRGVRLGDVFQPGFKEKLTELLEYHNFILKEYYQAEPVDVQASIDQVIAEAESIRDITMNTVSLVHSIREKSGNIMFEGAQGSLLDIDHGTYPFVTSSNTTAGGVATGSGVGPLYIDQIMGITKAYTTRVGAGPFPTELFDDNGKHLADKGHEFGTTTGRARRCGWFDAVLVKHSIRINSINAICLTKLDVLDGLETVRVCVGYKDAQGNDVEWPESSEAFDAVTPVYEDLPGWTEKTFGAKSIDDLPQNARNYIAYIEKAIGARIDIVSTGPDRIETIVLKHSFEM; translated from the coding sequence ATGGGCAAGAATGTTGTCGTATTAGGCACCCAATGGGGTGACGAAGGTAAAGGGAAAATTGTCGACCTGTTGACTGAGAATGCTGATGCAGTGGTGCGTTTTCAGGGCGGTCATAATGCTGGCCATACACTGGTTATTGACGGAAAAGTAACGGCTCTGCACCTTATTCCCTCAGGTGTTTTGCGTGATGGCGTTAAGTGCGTGATTGGTAATGGCGTTGTGCTTTCGATCACTGCCCTGTTAAAAGAAATGGCCATGCTTGAAGAGCGAGGCGTTCCTGTTCGTGAGCGTTTGGCTGTATCTCAAGGTTGCCCACTGATTCTACCGGTTCACGTCGCGTTAGATCAGGCTCGTGAAACAAAACGTGGTGACAATAAAATTGGTACTACAGGTCGTGGTATTGGCCCTGCGTATGAAGATAAAGTTAGTCGTCGTGGTGTGCGTCTTGGTGATGTTTTCCAACCAGGCTTTAAAGAGAAGCTAACCGAGTTGTTGGAATACCATAACTTTATTTTAAAAGAGTACTACCAAGCAGAGCCTGTTGATGTTCAGGCGTCGATTGATCAGGTGATTGCCGAAGCGGAAAGCATTCGTGACATCACCATGAATACCGTCAGCCTAGTGCACAGTATTCGTGAGAAGTCTGGCAACATTATGTTTGAAGGTGCGCAAGGCTCGCTATTAGATATCGACCACGGCACTTATCCATTTGTGACTTCTTCTAATACCACTGCCGGTGGTGTTGCTACAGGTTCTGGTGTTGGCCCGCTCTATATTGACCAAATTATGGGCATTACCAAAGCCTATACTACTCGTGTTGGTGCCGGTCCATTCCCAACTGAGTTGTTTGACGACAACGGTAAGCACTTGGCAGATAAAGGCCATGAATTTGGTACCACCACCGGACGCGCACGTCGTTGCGGTTGGTTCGATGCGGTATTAGTGAAGCACAGCATTCGCATTAACTCGATTAACGCTATTTGCTTGACCAAGCTCGATGTTTTAGACGGCCTAGAAACAGTTAGAGTCTGTGTTGGTTATAAAGACGCGCAAGGTAATGATGTCGAATGGCCAGAGTCTTCTGAAGCATTCGATGCCGTGACGCCGGTTTATGAAGACTTACCGGGTTGGACTGAAAAGACCTTCGGTGCCAAGTCGATCGACGATCTTCCGCAAAATGCACGTAACTATATTGCCTACATTGAGAAAGCGATTGGTGCCCGTATCGATATCGTTTCAACCGGCCCTGACCGTATTGAAACCATTGTCTTGAAGCATTCATTCGAAATGTAA
- a CDS encoding BatD family protein has product MIRYISLAPFKWIVFCCAMIAAPHLLAEVTARTDRYEMYSDETLQLNVNVDSRSNINRADIESLQTLFDILEQRQYTSTSTTLNGQRTTSKVLQFRLRPKNTGILTIPAFRSGNEASQPIQITVYSAAKRPNKLPQDAVIISATLSEQTPYVKQPFVLTLEVAYNIEMQNAALEGLTFPAFDSVELNKGTTIETRSNKQYKVYRQVLQLTADQAGRYSLPDIVLSADYYNATSGQVERFSRAAQVGRIDVRAIPKNYPTNAIWLPVTSLTLEDNLDSNQSYQVGDYIDWLTLMTVEGAPATQLPDPLANIEAQLPTGVRLYRNPAEIDDSRRVDVSALSFTAAGSLRLPEIRIPWWNIDKDKLEWATLPARNMRVAAVSQNSNATNGLSPAPNQAVAIDSEQASSDETETETTTQKSFNFWKAIAILLAIAWPATVLYFIFIARKPVQKTTEQNNKTVDTDAEQSLARYAKQNDITGFYNELMTQMRAIELTEKQLINALDDDGVNAFETLNNYLFAEQRQQPDQDSLLLLAKKFRKLFKQYKANNRSKNKSKQQLFDL; this is encoded by the coding sequence ATGATCCGATACATATCGTTAGCGCCGTTCAAATGGATAGTATTTTGCTGCGCCATGATTGCTGCGCCGCACCTTTTGGCCGAAGTGACCGCACGCACCGATCGTTATGAAATGTACTCCGACGAAACCTTGCAACTGAATGTTAACGTTGACTCACGCAGCAATATTAACCGCGCCGATATCGAATCGTTACAGACACTTTTTGATATTCTGGAGCAGCGCCAATACACCAGTACCAGCACAACGCTGAACGGACAACGCACAACCTCTAAAGTACTGCAATTTCGCCTAAGGCCTAAAAACACCGGCATACTTACCATACCGGCGTTTCGATCTGGCAATGAAGCCAGCCAGCCGATTCAAATCACTGTTTATTCTGCCGCCAAACGACCGAATAAGTTGCCGCAAGATGCGGTGATTATCAGTGCCACGTTAAGCGAGCAAACGCCCTATGTTAAGCAACCCTTCGTACTAACCCTAGAAGTGGCTTACAACATAGAGATGCAAAACGCCGCCTTAGAGGGGTTAACCTTCCCTGCGTTCGACAGTGTAGAGCTAAACAAAGGGACAACAATCGAAACCCGCTCAAACAAACAATACAAGGTTTACCGTCAGGTTTTGCAATTAACCGCCGACCAAGCCGGTCGCTATTCGCTGCCGGATATTGTGCTTTCTGCAGACTATTACAATGCAACATCAGGACAAGTAGAGCGTTTTTCACGTGCTGCTCAGGTTGGCAGGATCGATGTTAGAGCAATACCGAAAAACTACCCAACTAATGCCATCTGGCTACCTGTCACATCGCTAACGCTTGAAGATAACCTAGACAGCAATCAAAGTTATCAGGTAGGCGATTACATCGACTGGCTGACTCTAATGACCGTTGAAGGAGCACCAGCAACACAGCTGCCAGACCCGCTGGCAAACATTGAAGCGCAATTACCAACAGGCGTGCGTCTGTATCGCAATCCGGCAGAAATTGATGACAGCCGGCGCGTCGATGTTTCTGCATTAAGCTTTACCGCGGCTGGCAGCCTACGCCTGCCAGAAATTCGTATCCCTTGGTGGAATATTGATAAGGATAAACTCGAGTGGGCAACCTTACCTGCCCGTAATATGCGAGTCGCCGCGGTCAGTCAAAATAGTAATGCAACTAACGGTTTATCGCCTGCTCCAAACCAAGCGGTGGCTATAGACAGCGAGCAAGCCAGCAGCGACGAAACAGAAACGGAAACAACAACGCAAAAAAGTTTTAATTTTTGGAAAGCCATAGCGATCCTGTTAGCTATCGCATGGCCTGCAACAGTCCTTTATTTTATATTTATCGCTCGAAAGCCGGTGCAAAAAACGACAGAACAGAATAACAAAACAGTGGATACGGATGCCGAACAATCGCTCGCTCGTTACGCAAAACAAAATGATATCACTGGTTTTTACAATGAACTGATGACGCAAATGCGAGCAATAGAGCTGACAGAAAAACAGTTGATTAACGCTTTGGATGACGATGGCGTTAACGCCTTTGAGACATTAAACAATTATTTATTTGCCGAGCAGCGTCAACAACCGGATCAAGACTCATTACTTTTACTAGCCAAGAAATTCCGAAAACTATTTAAACAATACAAAGCAAACAACCGTAGTAAAAATAAATCCAAGCAACAGCTGTTTGATCTTTAA
- the rnr gene encoding ribonuclease R has translation MKKKNNVKDPHQQREAEKYDNPIPSREFIIAHLEQRNGPATHPELSKELALFSEENIEALRRRLIAMVRDGQLHCTNRGAYGLIDKLDLVRGRVQGHADGHGFLIPDQGGKDFYLNYRQMRGCFHGDVVLARKGQRDHRGRTEAIITEVLERNTEELVGRFRWEGAFGVVHAENKRITHDILIPPADVEQASDGDIVVVSIVEQPAFRKQPIGKVTKVMGAHMAPGMEIDIALRSYEIPHEWPYEVEAQVVGLTEEVSEADKADRIDLRELAFVTIDGEDARDFDDAVFAKTMRNGNIKLYVAIADVSHYVAVDTPLDHEARNRATSVYFPERVIPMLPEILSNGLCSLNPHTDRLSLVCEMEVNEQGEVLNFKFMEGVIHSHARLTYTLVGEFLEDDSGAQEKLFTQQFGAAVVKNIETLNDVYQRFRIARSERGAIEYETRETRIVFDDDRKIDRIVPTERNEAHRLIEECMLAANVSAATFLETLKIPCLYRVHDTPSFEKLENLRSYMGEQGLALSGGFKPTAKDYQKLLQQISHREDFHLLQTVMLRSMAQAVYQPDNIGHFGLAFERYAHFTSPIRRYPDLLVHRAIRSIVRSKKRTPMVRRMELTQNEAIEKNYPYDVKAMLELGEQCSMAERRADEATWDVMAWLKCEFMSGHIGEEYTGTISSVTNFGLFVQLDDIYVDGLVHISSLQSDYYQYQEAGHRLVGERTRKTYKLGDSLKIRVMRVDLDERKIDFELADVAAQANGGGKSKKGKPSRPAKGRDKAAKPKSSRAKKSKPEGKKKSR, from the coding sequence GTGAAAAAAAAGAATAACGTCAAAGACCCGCATCAACAGCGAGAAGCTGAAAAGTACGACAACCCCATTCCCAGCCGCGAATTTATTATTGCGCACTTAGAGCAACGTAACGGCCCAGCAACACACCCCGAGTTAAGCAAAGAATTAGCCTTATTTAGTGAAGAAAACATAGAGGCACTGCGCCGCCGTTTAATCGCCATGGTGCGCGATGGCCAGCTGCATTGCACCAACCGAGGTGCTTACGGACTGATCGATAAATTAGATTTGGTTCGTGGCCGAGTGCAAGGCCATGCCGATGGTCACGGCTTTTTAATTCCAGATCAAGGCGGTAAAGATTTCTATCTTAACTATCGCCAAATGCGAGGCTGCTTTCATGGCGATGTGGTTTTAGCTCGCAAAGGCCAGCGCGACCACCGCGGTCGTACCGAAGCCATCATTACCGAAGTGTTAGAGCGTAATACCGAAGAGTTGGTTGGCCGCTTCCGTTGGGAAGGAGCCTTTGGTGTTGTTCATGCTGAAAATAAACGCATCACTCACGATATTCTGATTCCGCCTGCCGATGTAGAGCAAGCCAGTGACGGTGATATTGTCGTTGTCAGCATTGTTGAACAACCGGCTTTTAGAAAACAGCCAATAGGCAAGGTGACCAAAGTAATGGGCGCACATATGGCGCCTGGCATGGAAATCGATATTGCTCTGCGCAGCTATGAAATTCCACACGAATGGCCTTATGAGGTTGAAGCCCAAGTTGTAGGCCTAACCGAAGAAGTCAGCGAAGCCGATAAGGCAGATCGTATCGACCTGCGTGAGCTGGCGTTCGTTACTATCGACGGTGAAGACGCGCGTGATTTTGACGATGCCGTATTTGCCAAGACAATGCGTAATGGCAACATTAAACTCTACGTCGCCATTGCTGACGTTTCTCACTATGTCGCTGTTGATACGCCATTGGATCATGAAGCACGTAACCGAGCTACTTCCGTTTATTTTCCTGAACGCGTTATTCCGATGTTGCCGGAAATCTTGTCGAACGGTTTATGTTCGTTAAACCCTCATACCGATCGATTATCGTTGGTCTGTGAAATGGAAGTTAACGAACAAGGCGAAGTGCTCAACTTTAAATTTATGGAAGGCGTGATTCATTCACATGCACGCCTAACCTACACCCTAGTGGGTGAGTTCTTAGAAGATGACAGCGGCGCACAAGAGAAGCTATTTACCCAGCAGTTCGGCGCAGCCGTGGTTAAAAACATTGAAACATTAAACGATGTTTACCAACGCTTTAGAATTGCTCGTTCAGAGCGCGGCGCTATTGAATATGAAACCCGTGAAACACGAATTGTGTTTGACGATGATCGTAAGATTGATCGCATTGTGCCAACTGAACGCAACGAAGCGCATCGCCTAATTGAAGAATGTATGTTGGCGGCAAATGTTTCAGCGGCGACTTTTTTAGAGACGCTGAAAATTCCTTGCCTGTACCGAGTGCATGATACGCCGTCATTTGAAAAGCTAGAAAACTTACGCTCCTACATGGGCGAGCAGGGCTTGGCATTATCGGGCGGCTTTAAACCAACCGCAAAAGATTACCAAAAACTGTTGCAGCAAATCAGTCATCGTGAAGACTTTCATTTGCTACAAACCGTTATGCTCCGATCGATGGCGCAAGCGGTTTACCAGCCGGATAACATCGGTCACTTTGGTTTGGCGTTTGAGCGCTATGCTCACTTTACTTCGCCGATTCGTCGTTACCCAGACTTATTGGTACACCGTGCCATTCGCTCGATTGTGCGCAGTAAAAAGCGTACCCCGATGGTGCGCCGAATGGAGTTGACGCAAAACGAAGCCATTGAAAAGAATTACCCTTACGATGTTAAAGCGATGCTGGAGCTCGGTGAGCAATGTTCAATGGCAGAGCGTCGCGCCGATGAAGCAACTTGGGATGTTATGGCTTGGCTTAAATGCGAATTTATGAGCGGCCATATCGGTGAAGAATACACCGGCACTATTTCTTCGGTGACAAACTTTGGTTTGTTTGTTCAGCTGGATGATATTTATGTCGACGGCTTGGTACATATTTCCAGCTTGCAGTCAGATTACTACCAATACCAAGAAGCAGGGCATCGCTTGGTTGGTGAACGTACTCGTAAAACTTATAAGTTAGGCGATAGCTTAAAAATTCGAGTTATGCGCGTTGATTTAGATGAACGCAAAATTGACTTTGAGCTAGCCGATGTTGCAGCACAAGCGAACGGCGGAGGTAAGTCGAAAAAAGGTAAGCCGAGTCGTCCAGCTAAGGGTCGAGATAAGGCGGCAAAGCCAAAATCCAGTCGAGCAAAAAAATCAAAGCCAGAAGGCAAAAAGAAAAGCCGCTAA
- a CDS encoding VWA domain-containing protein, which translates to MSLLRPMFLMLLLIWWPLCFMLFKEQVLKSRWLNVMPAQLLKALTEASPKSTSNRYTLLLLGTLIILALSGPSIKQTDIESVSQGDLYVVLDNSLSMAATDTKPNRYSRAKWMIEDWAKSGIFDRTSVTLYAASAHLLTPLTHDSETLKTQLTPLTPYLMPKQGSAPEQAFELLKQQLAHQNSSAAHILWITDEIRSSQIDLIAKQLPSVASKTLVAVGDEQSVPIPMEGGQGYVTYGGSMVQVSTNHQAIAQAGKKLGFETVALGSLPNHSILNSIARANQPLALRVDVGYWLMLPILLLFLWQLRHNAKLLQFILLPCLLSSLLVEPASANLFQNSNQQAYQALNNNAAEQAIKKARDPEILAQALFDQQQYQAAADQFLQLKTADGYYNAGNALAHLGDLQAAISAYDQALAITDHAQAKANKKLIEDYLKQQESDQSQSNENNSGESQPSSNGESSSSSEQNSQQSDSSSADNQDNSGNNNQASSSEPGDTDEQSNASNNEQSGDSENQNESSSDDNNASNSSQAESTEQAQNNEATLSAEELQNRQQVDVILNQLPAEQDSLLRYKFQYQYQQNPNESEGNPW; encoded by the coding sequence ATGAGTCTATTGCGACCGATGTTTTTAATGCTATTACTGATCTGGTGGCCACTCTGTTTCATGTTATTTAAAGAGCAGGTGTTAAAGAGCCGCTGGCTTAATGTGATGCCCGCACAGCTGTTAAAAGCTTTAACCGAGGCTTCACCAAAGTCGACCAGCAACCGCTACACCCTTTTACTGTTAGGCACTCTGATCATCCTAGCCTTGAGTGGCCCATCGATTAAACAAACAGATATCGAGTCAGTCAGTCAGGGGGATCTCTATGTGGTGTTAGACAACAGTCTTTCGATGGCAGCAACCGATACCAAACCGAATCGCTACAGCCGTGCAAAATGGATGATCGAAGATTGGGCAAAATCAGGAATTTTTGATCGCACCAGTGTCACTCTTTACGCTGCATCGGCCCACCTATTAACGCCACTCACACACGACAGTGAAACGCTCAAAACGCAGCTGACGCCATTAACGCCTTACTTGATGCCAAAGCAAGGCAGTGCACCAGAACAAGCATTCGAGCTACTTAAGCAACAGCTGGCGCATCAGAATAGCAGTGCAGCCCATATTTTATGGATCACCGATGAAATCCGATCGTCTCAAATCGATCTGATCGCTAAACAGCTGCCTTCTGTCGCCAGTAAAACATTGGTCGCGGTTGGCGATGAACAGTCGGTTCCTATTCCAATGGAAGGCGGTCAGGGTTATGTCACCTATGGCGGCTCGATGGTTCAGGTATCCACCAACCACCAAGCCATTGCACAGGCCGGTAAAAAACTAGGTTTCGAAACGGTTGCGTTAGGTTCATTGCCAAACCATTCAATCTTAAACTCGATTGCACGAGCAAATCAGCCGTTAGCATTGCGTGTCGATGTAGGTTATTGGCTGATGCTGCCTATCTTGCTGTTATTTTTATGGCAATTGCGCCATAACGCTAAGTTACTGCAATTTATCTTGTTACCCTGCTTATTGAGCAGTCTGTTAGTTGAGCCTGCTTCGGCGAACCTATTTCAAAATTCAAACCAGCAGGCGTACCAAGCGTTAAACAATAACGCAGCTGAGCAAGCCATTAAAAAAGCCCGCGACCCTGAAATTTTGGCGCAAGCCTTATTCGATCAACAACAATACCAAGCCGCCGCCGATCAATTTTTGCAGTTAAAGACTGCCGACGGCTATTACAACGCGGGCAATGCGTTGGCACACCTAGGTGATTTACAGGCCGCAATTTCAGCTTACGATCAGGCTTTAGCGATCACAGATCACGCCCAAGCAAAGGCTAATAAAAAGCTCATCGAAGACTATTTAAAACAGCAGGAATCTGATCAGTCGCAGTCGAATGAAAATAACTCAGGCGAGAGTCAGCCATCGTCTAATGGCGAGTCTTCGTCCAGTAGTGAACAGAATTCACAGCAAAGTGATTCGTCTTCAGCCGATAACCAAGACAACAGCGGAAATAATAATCAAGCTTCGTCGTCTGAGCCGGGCGATACAGATGAGCAAAGCAACGCTTCCAACAACGAACAGTCTGGTGATAGCGAAAACCAAAACGAGTCCAGCAGCGATGATAATAACGCCTCAAACTCCAGTCAGGCTGAAAGCACTGAACAAGCACAAAACAATGAAGCTACACTGAGTGCCGAAGAACTGCAAAACCGGCAGCAAGTCGATGTTATTTTAAATCAACTGCCTGCGGAACAGGATTCTCTGTTACGTTATAAATTCCAATACCAGTACCAACAAAACCCGAATGAGTCCGAGGGTAACCCATGGTAA
- a CDS encoding ATP phosphoribosyltransferase regulatory subunit, which yields MTIAARWLLPDGIEEILPPQAARIESLRRALLDEYQVWGYDLLQPPTAEYLESLLTGVGSDLDLLTFKITDQLNGRLMGLSADRTQQVARMDAHSIPKQGVARYCYCSQILHTKPTNLLSSRNPLQIGAELYGDSGSQSDVEIIALMLRSLEKSGINDVTVDLGHVGIYQALVARMALTEAQQEDLYSLLRQRALPELEQWLSNVDLAQSDKDILIKLPTFAGSVAQIDSWKKELAGAPEAVFTALNYLQSIAEEITHQYPKVTVHLDLAELRDYNYHTGMVFSAFVSEFGQPVARGGRYDHTGEVFGRSRPATGFSCDLKILAMLTVADWSSPAGVLAPADDSEQLKQAIRQLRTQGERVIQLFKDQPYVDELGCDRELVVKDGQWIIQPLITSGKN from the coding sequence ATGACAATTGCTGCACGCTGGCTTTTACCGGACGGTATTGAAGAAATACTGCCGCCACAAGCCGCTCGAATCGAATCATTACGACGAGCTCTACTTGATGAGTATCAAGTTTGGGGCTACGACCTACTACAACCTCCAACTGCTGAATATTTAGAATCCCTGCTGACAGGTGTCGGTTCTGATCTGGATCTGTTGACCTTTAAAATTACCGATCAGCTTAACGGCCGGCTTATGGGCTTAAGCGCCGATCGTACTCAGCAAGTTGCGAGGATGGATGCGCACTCTATCCCGAAACAGGGTGTGGCGCGTTATTGCTACTGCAGTCAAATATTACATACCAAGCCGACAAATTTACTCAGTTCACGAAATCCGTTACAGATTGGCGCGGAGCTCTATGGCGACTCTGGCAGTCAAAGCGATGTTGAAATCATCGCTCTGATGCTGCGCAGCTTAGAAAAGTCTGGCATCAATGATGTCACTGTCGATTTAGGCCATGTTGGTATTTATCAGGCTTTAGTTGCACGCATGGCGTTAACTGAGGCGCAACAAGAAGATCTCTATAGTCTATTGCGTCAGCGTGCGTTACCTGAGCTTGAGCAATGGCTAAGCAATGTCGACTTAGCACAATCCGATAAAGATATACTCATTAAGCTACCAACATTTGCAGGCTCTGTTGCGCAAATCGATAGCTGGAAAAAAGAATTAGCCGGCGCTCCTGAAGCCGTCTTTACAGCGCTGAACTATTTACAGTCTATCGCTGAAGAAATCACTCATCAGTACCCGAAAGTGACCGTTCACCTCGACTTGGCAGAACTGCGTGATTACAACTATCACACCGGCATGGTGTTTTCCGCCTTTGTCAGTGAGTTTGGTCAACCGGTGGCGCGTGGTGGCCGTTATGATCATACCGGTGAAGTGTTTGGTCGCTCACGACCGGCAACCGGATTTTCTTGTGATCTAAAAATCCTTGCCATGTTAACCGTCGCAGACTGGTCAAGTCCTGCTGGCGTGCTAGCACCAGCAGATGATTCTGAGCAACTTAAGCAGGCGATTCGCCAGCTAAGAACTCAGGGTGAGCGAGTGATTCAACTGTTTAAAGATCAGCCTTATGTTGATGAATTAGGCTGCGACCGAGAGCTGGTTGTAAAAGACGGCCAGTGGATTATTCAACCGTTAATAACGAGTGGAAAAAATTGA